A DNA window from Luteolibacter luteus contains the following coding sequences:
- a CDS encoding cellulase family glycosylhydrolase — translation MRKTLVSLLLGSATLHAEPRPLMRDFIGLNGHTVQFKPELYQPIGRLVRDYHPVEWDLGKETPVLPEFPFAKNRVDWSGVYGSWQKQGWVTDACLMFESIPQGDWKDIEKDANAYGRAFAKEFGPSGTRKLVESVEIGNEPGKWSDADYARMLKAMAAGVREGDPKLKISTCNLTAGKSGDYEKSVDCLAGLESFYDVLSIHSYAQLENWPTWKRSYPEDPALPKYLKDIEDLCQWRDKHAAGKPVWITEFGYDSTTKPPESSGDFSKWVGVTDEQQAQWTVRSLLVFSAMPVERAYIYFFNDDDKPSLHASSGLTRNFQPKPSFHAVSHLQRTLGDYRFGRMVKNEAGVLRVQEYAHATDPKKVIWAAWVPSGANEARDATLDKVPGKLVGATKMVLAEKSKEIALPKQTGTEVRLRLDGSVVYLSFEKP, via the coding sequence AAACGCTTGTTTCGCTCCTGCTCGGCAGCGCCACCCTCCACGCGGAGCCGCGACCGCTGATGCGCGATTTCATCGGGCTCAATGGCCACACCGTCCAATTCAAGCCGGAACTCTATCAGCCAATCGGCCGGCTGGTGCGCGACTACCATCCCGTGGAGTGGGACTTGGGAAAGGAGACGCCGGTGCTGCCGGAGTTCCCTTTTGCCAAGAACCGGGTGGACTGGAGCGGCGTTTACGGATCCTGGCAGAAGCAGGGCTGGGTGACCGATGCCTGCCTGATGTTCGAGTCGATCCCGCAGGGAGACTGGAAGGACATCGAAAAGGATGCGAACGCCTATGGGCGCGCCTTTGCCAAGGAATTCGGCCCTTCCGGAACCCGCAAGCTGGTGGAGTCCGTTGAGATCGGAAACGAGCCGGGCAAGTGGAGCGATGCCGACTATGCCCGGATGCTGAAGGCGATGGCTGCCGGCGTGCGCGAGGGCGATCCCAAGCTGAAGATCTCCACCTGCAATCTCACGGCCGGAAAGAGCGGCGACTACGAGAAGAGCGTGGACTGCCTGGCAGGGCTCGAGTCTTTCTACGATGTTCTTAGTATTCACAGCTACGCCCAGTTGGAGAACTGGCCGACCTGGAAGCGGAGCTATCCGGAGGACCCGGCGCTGCCAAAGTATCTCAAGGACATCGAGGACCTTTGCCAATGGCGGGACAAGCATGCCGCGGGCAAGCCGGTCTGGATCACGGAGTTCGGATACGACAGCACGACCAAGCCGCCGGAGAGCTCGGGCGATTTTTCGAAGTGGGTCGGAGTGACCGATGAGCAGCAGGCCCAGTGGACCGTGCGCTCGCTGCTGGTCTTCTCCGCGATGCCGGTGGAGCGGGCTTACATCTATTTCTTCAATGACGACGACAAGCCGAGCCTGCATGCGAGCTCGGGCCTGACGCGGAACTTCCAGCCGAAGCCGTCGTTTCATGCGGTGAGCCATTTGCAGAGGACGCTCGGGGACTACCGCTTCGGCCGCATGGTGAAGAATGAGGCTGGAGTGCTACGGGTTCAGGAGTATGCGCATGCCACGGACCCGAAGAAGGTGATCTGGGCAGCCTGGGTGCCGAGCGGTGCGAACGAAGCCCGTGACGCGACTTTGGACAAGGTTCCGGGAAAGCTGGTCGGGGCGACGAAGATGGTCCTGGCCGAAAAATCCAAGGAGATCGCCTTGCCGAAACAGACAGGCACAGAAGTGAGATTGCGGCTCGATGGCAGCGTGGTGTACCTGAGCTTCGAGAAGCCGTAA